Proteins from a genomic interval of Nocardioides jishulii:
- a CDS encoding AzlD domain-containing protein, with product MTWVAVAVAGVSCYLLKLAGMSLPPAVLAHPVVRRVADLIPVALLASLIAVQVFTSGSTLTLDARLAGLAFAVVALVLRAPFLVVVFGAALTAALVRLL from the coding sequence ATGACTTGGGTCGCCGTGGCAGTCGCGGGCGTCTCCTGCTACCTGCTCAAGCTCGCCGGCATGTCACTGCCCCCGGCCGTGCTCGCCCACCCGGTCGTCCGTCGGGTGGCCGACCTGATCCCGGTGGCGCTGCTGGCCTCCCTGATCGCGGTCCAGGTCTTCACCTCGGGCAGCACGCTCACGCTGGACGCACGCCTGGCCGGGCTCGCCTTCGCCGTGGTGGCGCTCGTGCTCCGCGCGCCGTTCCTGGTCGTGGTCTTCGGCGCGGCGCTCACCGCCGCGCTCGTCCGCCTGCTCTGA
- the dapB gene encoding 4-hydroxy-tetrahydrodipicolinate reductase has product MNTATHAATSELRVAVLGARGKVGREICRAVEDAEGMTLVAEVDAGDSIEVLVEAGAQAVVDFTHPDVVMGNLEYCIDHGIHAVVGTTGFDDDRLAQLRTWLEGAPSTGVLIAPNFSIGAILMMRFAAQAAPFFDSVEIVELHHPTKADAPSGTARRTAELVAEARRAAGSAAMPDATSTALAGARGADVEGIPVHSVRVRGLVAHQEVILGELGETLTIRHDSLDRAGFGPGVLAGLRAIEDHPGLTVGLEHFLDLPR; this is encoded by the coding sequence GTGAACACCGCGACCCACGCTGCCACCTCTGAGCTCCGAGTCGCCGTCCTGGGGGCGCGCGGCAAGGTCGGCAGGGAGATCTGCCGAGCCGTCGAGGACGCCGAGGGGATGACCCTCGTGGCCGAGGTCGACGCGGGCGACAGCATCGAGGTCCTCGTCGAGGCCGGGGCGCAGGCAGTCGTGGACTTCACCCACCCCGACGTCGTCATGGGCAACCTGGAGTACTGCATCGACCACGGCATCCACGCCGTCGTCGGCACCACCGGCTTCGACGACGACCGCCTCGCGCAGCTGCGTACGTGGTTGGAGGGGGCGCCGAGCACGGGCGTGCTCATCGCTCCCAACTTCTCCATCGGCGCCATCCTCATGATGCGTTTCGCCGCCCAGGCGGCGCCCTTCTTCGACTCCGTCGAGATCGTCGAGCTCCACCACCCGACCAAGGCCGACGCGCCCTCCGGCACGGCCCGGCGCACCGCCGAGCTGGTGGCCGAGGCACGCCGCGCCGCAGGCTCCGCAGCGATGCCCGACGCCACCAGCACCGCCCTCGCCGGTGCCCGCGGAGCCGACGTCGAGGGGATCCCGGTCCACTCGGTGCGCGTCCGCGGCCTGGTCGCACACCAGGAGGTCATCCTCGGAGAGCTGGGGGAGACCCTCACGATCCGTCACGACTCGCTCGACCGCGCCGGGTTCGGCCCGGGCGTGCTCGCTGGCCTGCGCGCCATCGAGGACCACCCCGGCCTCACCGTGGGCCTCGAGCACTTCCTCGACCTGCCACGCTGA
- a CDS encoding DUF3043 domain-containing protein — MFRRNQPAPSAPETTAPPKPGGKGRPTPSRKEAEAAARARAKTPRTRKEMAAAQRAARAESTQRTREALKTGDERFLPARDRGPVRRFIRDYVDVRFSFIELLIPIMVISLILGWTGNAYLMNLSEVVLLGAMVFIVMDMVWLRMRLRRELTQRFPGEPLKGTTYYAVMRAMQMKFMRLPKPTRKIGEQLPDTYR; from the coding sequence TTGTTCCGTCGCAACCAGCCCGCCCCCTCCGCCCCGGAGACCACCGCTCCCCCCAAGCCCGGTGGCAAGGGACGTCCGACGCCCAGCCGCAAGGAGGCCGAGGCCGCAGCCAGGGCCCGCGCGAAGACCCCGCGCACCCGCAAGGAGATGGCCGCAGCCCAGCGCGCGGCCCGCGCCGAGTCGACCCAGCGCACCCGCGAAGCGCTCAAGACCGGTGACGAGCGCTTCCTCCCGGCACGCGACCGTGGTCCCGTGCGTCGCTTCATCCGCGACTACGTCGACGTGCGCTTCTCCTTCATCGAGCTGCTGATCCCGATCATGGTCATCAGCCTGATCCTGGGATGGACCGGCAACGCCTACCTGATGAACCTCAGCGAGGTCGTCCTGCTGGGCGCCATGGTCTTCATCGTCATGGACATGGTGTGGCTGCGGATGCGTCTGCGCCGCGAGCTCACGCAGCGCTTCCCGGGCGAGCCCCTGAAGGGCACGACCTACTACGCGGTGATGCGCGCCATGCAGATGAAGTTCATGCGCCTGCCCAAGCCGACCCGCAAGATCGGCGAGCAGCTTCCCGACACCTACCGCTGA
- a CDS encoding AzlC family ABC transporter permease has translation MPTPSPTTDGGPPWRSALVRDSWGVGIATGVYGVSFGAISVAAGLSVLQTCALSLVMFTGASQFAFVGVVAAGASPWSAALTATLLGTRNTLYGLKLAPTLGLKGQRRWLAAHLVIDESTAMAVTRDTPEQARVGFWHTGGSIFLLWNLATLVGAVAGDHIGDPRVYGLDAAVGAAFLALLWPRLASRSNQAIGLLAAVVALGLAPFTGAGVPVLAAGGVALLAGLLRPAAPDGPGAVR, from the coding sequence GTGCCGACGCCCAGCCCGACCACCGACGGTGGGCCTCCGTGGCGCAGCGCCCTGGTGCGTGACTCGTGGGGGGTCGGCATCGCCACCGGCGTGTACGGCGTCTCGTTCGGCGCCATCTCGGTCGCGGCCGGCCTGTCGGTCCTGCAGACCTGCGCACTGTCGCTGGTGATGTTCACGGGCGCCTCGCAGTTCGCCTTCGTCGGCGTCGTGGCGGCAGGCGCGAGTCCGTGGTCAGCGGCTCTGACCGCGACCCTCCTCGGCACGCGCAACACCCTCTACGGACTCAAGCTCGCCCCGACCCTGGGCCTGAAGGGGCAGCGCCGTTGGCTGGCAGCCCACCTCGTCATCGACGAGTCGACCGCCATGGCGGTGACCCGCGACACCCCCGAGCAGGCCCGCGTGGGGTTCTGGCACACCGGCGGCTCCATCTTCCTGCTGTGGAACCTGGCCACGCTCGTCGGCGCGGTCGCGGGCGACCACATCGGTGACCCACGGGTCTACGGGCTCGATGCGGCGGTGGGGGCGGCGTTCCTCGCCCTGCTGTGGCCGCGCCTCGCCTCACGCAGCAACCAGGCGATCGGCCTGCTCGCCGCCGTCGTGGCACTCGGACTGGCCCCCTTCACAGGAGCTGGGGTCCCCGTGCTCGCAGCCGGAGGCGTCGCCCTGCTCGCCGGCCTGCTGCGACCGGCTGCCCCGGACGGCCCCGGAGCGGTGCGATGA
- a CDS encoding GNAT family N-acetyltransferase has translation MSAPSADVSVRVAWADDAPAIAAVQVRAWQSDWAGTVPADRLPDDPRVLEPVWRTALVSPGDARRRVLVALERDRLVGFVLTGPATDPDCDQVVVGEMTDLTVEPGERGAGHGSRLLQAAVDTLVADQFTTAVTWVGSRDDALRTFLTDAGWDADGAHRELALDEDAATGVRQVRLHTAIG, from the coding sequence ATGAGTGCTCCCTCCGCCGATGTCAGCGTTCGCGTGGCCTGGGCCGACGACGCCCCGGCCATCGCTGCCGTGCAGGTCCGGGCCTGGCAGTCCGACTGGGCCGGGACCGTTCCCGCCGACCGCCTGCCGGACGACCCTCGGGTGCTGGAGCCCGTCTGGCGCACGGCACTTGTCTCCCCCGGCGACGCCCGGCGACGCGTGCTGGTGGCACTCGAGCGCGACCGCCTGGTCGGGTTCGTGCTGACCGGTCCCGCCACCGACCCGGACTGCGACCAGGTGGTGGTCGGCGAGATGACGGACCTGACGGTGGAGCCGGGCGAACGCGGCGCAGGGCACGGATCCCGGCTGCTGCAGGCCGCCGTCGACACACTCGTGGCGGACCAGTTCACCACCGCCGTCACGTGGGTGGGGAGCCGCGACGACGCGCTGCGCACCTTCCTCACCGACGCAGGATGGGACGCCGACGGCGCGCACCGCGAGCTCGCACTCGACGAGGACGCCGCCACGGGCGTACGACAGGTGCGGCTGCACACCGCCATCGGCTGA